One window of the Thunnus albacares chromosome 3, fThuAlb1.1, whole genome shotgun sequence genome contains the following:
- the tppp2 gene encoding tubulin polymerization-promoting protein family member 2, translating into MAEGSVSVAEVETAFQKFAVHGDTKATGKEMNGKNFAKLCKDCHITDGKNVTTTDVDIVFSKVKAKSARVVTFEQFNQALMELAPKRFKGKSKEEALQQLYGLIVGKEPANVGITKAAKAAAVDRLTDTSKYTGSHKERFDDSGKGKGKAGRENIPDTSGYVSAYKGKGTYDDKVKEA; encoded by the exons atGGCTGAGGGCTCAGTGTCTGTGGCAGAGGTGGAAACCGCCTTCCAGAAGTTTGCAGTCCACGGTGACACCAAGGCCACGGGGAAGGAAATGAACGGCAAGAACTTCGCTAAGCTCTGCAAAGACTGCCATATCACTGACGGCAAGAACGTCACTACCACAGATGTTGACATCGTCTTCAGCAAAGTCAA GGCAAAGTCGGCTCGTGTGGTCACATTTGAGCAGTTCAACCAGGCCCTGATGGAGTTAGCTCCTAAACGTTTTAAAGGCAAGAGCAAAGAGGAGGCGCTACAGCAGCTTTACGGTCTCATTGTTGGGAAGGAGCCTGCCAATGTCGGAATCACT AAAGCAGCAAAGGCAGCTGCAGTGGACAGACTGACCGATACCAGCAAGTACACTGGATCGCACAAGGAGCGGTTCGATGACTCAggcaaaggaaaaggaaaagctgGCCGTGAAAACATCCCCGACACCAGTGGCTATGTGTCTGCTTACAAGGGCAAAGGCACTTATGATGACAAAGTGAAAGAAGCATAA